A genomic window from Streptomyces mirabilis includes:
- a CDS encoding acyl carrier protein: MSAKRMDYVVTTVHRDSSPEEIRAWLIERVAYYLELPTEKIDPELELAEYGMDSVYTMSIIAEIEDHLGVKIDEMAAWKYSTINALVKYAENLISDPVHSAR, from the coding sequence ATGTCAGCCAAGAGAATGGATTACGTTGTGACAACGGTGCACCGCGATAGCTCGCCTGAAGAGATCCGAGCGTGGCTTATCGAGCGGGTGGCATACTACCTTGAACTGCCGACGGAGAAAATTGACCCAGAACTCGAGCTCGCGGAATACGGGATGGACTCGGTGTACACCATGAGCATCATCGCCGAAATCGAGGACCACCTCGGTGTAAAGATCGACGAGATGGCCGCTTGGAAGTACTCCACGATCAATGCCTTGGTCAAGTACGCCGAGAATCTGATCAGCGATCCAGTGCACTCCGCGCGATAA
- a CDS encoding fatty acyl-AMP ligase, which produces MEATLEARFASTFVDVVQQQADAHGDREAFAYIRDMSDGQINDALSFRELDTQARIVAGWLTKQGGASGDRVLLCFPPGLDFIVGFLGCLYAGMVAVPAPMPEGFSSSEDRVSKIVRDAQTAIALSDASGAEKLERWLADQLGTALPCGAVRTMDSALAASLTMPDLTPDTLALLQYTSGSTSDPKGVMITHRNLLSNMKLISECADGGPHSRSFGWLPVIHDMGLIGQVLWMIYLGGCTVLASPTEFLRRPYRWLELLNELNIDFTVAPNFAYDLCVRTVSEEKVRGLDLSGWRVTFNGAEPVQAQSLAKFEEKFGPVGFKPETFLPCYGLAEATLLVTGTRADSRPVITTVDAELLAQGEFVPANSGAGRRELVGSGTVDRSRVRIVDTETRAALPDGKVGEVWVRGESVAQGYWGQADLNAEVFNQSVGGEAGFFRTGDLGVIYEGELYVTGRLKEVLIIRGRNLYPHDLERAVRAVDPRLATGAGAVLTLDAPEGSVVVVQEIKPRGLVEDDYCALARNIQRTLVREFSIPLPSVVFVGPGRVRKTTSGKIQRSLMKQLFVASTLKPLHEELTDALAHLKND; this is translated from the coding sequence TTGGAGGCAACGTTGGAAGCGCGGTTTGCCAGCACATTCGTGGACGTCGTACAGCAACAGGCCGACGCCCACGGCGATCGGGAGGCTTTCGCCTACATCCGGGACATGAGTGACGGCCAGATCAACGACGCACTCTCGTTCCGCGAACTGGACACGCAGGCGCGCATCGTGGCCGGCTGGCTCACCAAGCAAGGGGGCGCATCAGGCGACCGGGTACTGCTGTGCTTCCCGCCGGGCCTGGACTTCATCGTCGGCTTCCTTGGCTGCCTCTATGCGGGCATGGTCGCCGTGCCAGCGCCCATGCCCGAAGGCTTCAGCTCGTCGGAGGATCGAGTAAGCAAGATCGTCCGAGACGCCCAGACTGCCATCGCTCTCTCCGATGCGAGCGGCGCTGAGAAGCTTGAGCGATGGCTTGCCGACCAGCTCGGGACTGCGCTGCCCTGTGGTGCGGTCCGCACCATGGATTCCGCCCTCGCTGCAAGCCTGACTATGCCCGATCTGACGCCGGACACGCTGGCGTTGCTGCAGTACACCTCCGGCTCGACCAGCGACCCCAAGGGGGTCATGATCACGCACCGGAACCTGCTGAGCAACATGAAGCTGATCAGCGAGTGCGCAGATGGCGGACCGCACAGTCGCTCCTTCGGCTGGCTGCCGGTCATCCACGACATGGGGCTGATCGGGCAGGTGCTGTGGATGATCTACCTCGGCGGTTGTACCGTGCTCGCCTCGCCGACCGAGTTTCTCCGGCGCCCCTATCGCTGGCTTGAGCTCCTCAACGAGCTGAACATCGACTTCACCGTGGCACCGAATTTTGCCTACGACCTGTGCGTGCGAACCGTCTCGGAGGAGAAGGTGCGCGGACTGGACCTGTCAGGCTGGCGGGTGACCTTCAACGGGGCCGAACCGGTACAAGCCCAGTCCCTGGCCAAGTTCGAAGAGAAATTCGGGCCGGTCGGCTTCAAGCCCGAGACGTTCCTGCCGTGCTACGGCCTGGCCGAGGCGACCCTGCTGGTCACTGGGACACGTGCCGACAGCAGACCGGTGATCACAACGGTCGACGCCGAGCTGCTGGCCCAAGGAGAGTTCGTTCCTGCGAACTCCGGGGCAGGACGGCGCGAGCTCGTCGGCAGTGGAACGGTGGATCGGTCACGGGTGCGGATCGTGGACACCGAGACACGTGCGGCGCTACCGGACGGGAAAGTCGGTGAGGTCTGGGTGCGAGGTGAGAGCGTGGCCCAGGGGTACTGGGGCCAGGCCGACTTGAACGCCGAGGTGTTCAACCAGAGCGTCGGTGGCGAGGCAGGCTTTTTCCGCACCGGGGATCTCGGCGTGATCTACGAGGGCGAGCTTTATGTCACCGGTCGCCTCAAGGAAGTGCTGATCATCCGTGGACGCAACCTCTATCCGCACGACCTCGAGCGGGCTGTCCGCGCGGTCGATCCACGGCTGGCCACCGGAGCCGGCGCGGTCCTCACGCTGGACGCGCCCGAGGGCTCGGTCGTGGTGGTCCAGGAGATCAAACCACGCGGCCTGGTCGAAGACGACTACTGTGCATTGGCCAGGAACATCCAGCGGACCCTGGTGCGCGAGTTCAGCATCCCTCTGCCCAGCGTCGTGTTCGTCGGACCGGGCCGCGTTCGCAAGACCACCAGCGGCAAGATCCAACGCTCGTTGATGAAGCAGCTCTTCGTAGCTTCCACGTTGAAGCCCCTGCACGAGGAGCTGACCGACGCTCTCGCCCATCTGAAGAACGACTGA
- a CDS encoding MbtH family protein: protein MSNPFEQEDGKYVVLSNQAGQHSLWPSFAEVPAGWVVAHGENSRQSCLDYVERNWTEMKPLTPAE, encoded by the coding sequence ATGTCGAACCCCTTTGAGCAGGAAGACGGAAAGTATGTCGTGCTGAGCAACCAGGCTGGACAGCACTCGCTGTGGCCTAGCTTTGCCGAGGTGCCGGCTGGCTGGGTGGTCGCCCACGGTGAGAACTCTCGACAGAGCTGCCTCGATTATGTCGAGCGCAACTGGACTGAGATGAAGCCTCTCACTCCTGCTGAGTGA
- a CDS encoding amino acid adenylation domain-containing protein: MMGTEVTEASRTALPLLAAQMGVWVAQKLEPASLMFNVNQYADIDGSMDVDVFGSALRQVLAETEALRIKIVEQKGEVGQELTSDSDWTLTYLDLASEADPVGKAQQWMRAEMTRSFELTTGPLFKWALLKISDRRYFWYQRCHHIVMDGYSCGLVAQRVAEVYTALIRSEPCRETRFKSITRLLDEEREYRSSPQLEHDRAFWSRQPAADAAPLLLAGRSAAPADVPLRETACLAKETVTDICTAAGLGQSAWPGAVLALSGAYFAKLTGQDAITLELPVTSRATAVQRYTPSMLSNILPLTVRVRPGVGIAEVLADVSSSVRGLLQRQRYRQEDLHSDLGRAGGQRTFGPTINIMSFNYELDFAGQRAVAHPLTNGPVGDLAITVTQDADPHMLRVDFDANPALYTREELSAHLARFQRFVEAVRVDPDRPVGRVEVLDEAERRLVLEQWNDTGREVPDGVLPVLFEEQVERSPEAAAVVFEGVELSYGELNARANRLARLLVEQGAGPERFVAVALPRSLDLVVALLAVLKSGAAYVPVDPDYPADRIAFILKDAAPILVLSTCGTRIETAAPVLLLDEPGTAAALAVHSDTDVTDADRIAVLTARHPVYVIYTSGSTGAPKGVVVTHAGLTNQLCWLAAETELTSQDVVLARTPVSFDAAGGELWAPLVSGAAVAMASAEATRDPEQLLAFIGHRGVTVAQFVPSLLAAMPLDERGRGIRALLSGGEALPAALAREAAAAWDASVINLYGPTEATIQATAGRLDGLGGDAATVPIGRPVWNTRVYVLDGLLRPVPDGVAGEVYIAGDQLARGYLNRPALTAERFVADPFGPVGGRLYRTGDVARRTVAGQLEYVGRVDDQVKVRGFRIELGEIESVLTGHPRVGQAAVVVREDRPGDKRLVGYVVSTADPLTLRTQVAKVLPEYMVPSVIVPLDALPLTPNGKLDRRALPAPEFTANTEGRAPRTLQEEVLCQIFAEVLGVEQVSIDDNFFELGGDSILALQVVGRAQQAGLGITPKDVFQLRSVHGLASVVTVLTDEVSEDPDAGIGELPPTPMMRWLFDKNGPIDHFHQAMVVRTPAGLTVDDVRAGLGAVVERHDMLRLRTVYGAADATPTLEVQQRDAVDSGARVSRIDVCGLSEEEVHELTRTELAAAAERLAPDAGVAFTVTWFDAGPTEHGRLLWVIHHLAVDGVSWRILVSDLAAACAAAATGVTPSLSVTGTSFRTWAAQLQQLAMDPKCVANLPTWTAALEADDQSLGPVALDPARDTESTLRSITLSLPEAQTAALLTTVPSAFHATVQDALLAGLALAVADWRRRRNFGQSTAVLLNVEGHGRESLAEPVDLSGTVGWFTSLYPMLLDPGEVDWPDIWASGEDLGRAFKCVKEQVREFSANGTEFGLLRYLNTETGAKLAALPTPQIGFNYLGRFDVSSAPDGGDWGAVPEFGLVGGGNASMAVAHAIEINAVTENHADGARLTVRWTWPQALFSDATVRDLAETWFRVLDALAAHGHRPDAGGHTPSDLTLVDLSQSEIDAFESELDSEWGTW; the protein is encoded by the coding sequence ATGATGGGAACCGAAGTGACCGAAGCCTCGAGGACTGCCCTGCCACTGCTTGCTGCGCAGATGGGGGTGTGGGTGGCTCAGAAGCTGGAACCGGCAAGCCTCATGTTCAATGTCAATCAATACGCTGACATTGATGGCTCCATGGACGTGGACGTTTTCGGATCTGCGCTTCGCCAGGTACTGGCCGAGACTGAGGCGCTGCGGATCAAGATCGTGGAGCAGAAGGGCGAGGTTGGGCAGGAACTGACCTCGGATTCCGACTGGACCCTGACTTACCTCGACCTCGCCAGCGAAGCGGATCCTGTCGGGAAGGCGCAGCAGTGGATGCGCGCCGAAATGACGCGTTCCTTCGAGCTGACCACTGGACCGCTGTTCAAATGGGCCTTGCTCAAGATCTCAGACCGTCGGTACTTCTGGTACCAGCGCTGCCACCACATTGTGATGGACGGCTACAGCTGTGGACTGGTGGCCCAGCGGGTAGCTGAGGTCTACACCGCGCTGATCCGCTCCGAACCCTGCCGGGAGACCAGGTTCAAGTCGATCACCCGGTTGCTGGACGAGGAGCGCGAGTATCGCAGTTCGCCGCAACTTGAGCACGATCGTGCTTTCTGGTCCCGCCAGCCCGCTGCCGACGCTGCGCCGCTCCTGCTCGCTGGCCGCTCCGCAGCGCCCGCTGACGTTCCCCTCCGGGAAACGGCGTGCTTGGCCAAGGAGACCGTCACCGACATCTGCACCGCCGCTGGACTTGGCCAATCGGCTTGGCCCGGTGCTGTGCTGGCCCTCAGCGGTGCCTACTTCGCCAAACTCACAGGCCAAGATGCCATCACGCTGGAGTTGCCGGTGACTTCCCGGGCGACTGCGGTCCAGCGATACACCCCGAGTATGCTGTCCAACATTTTGCCCTTGACCGTTCGGGTGCGCCCTGGAGTCGGCATCGCCGAGGTATTGGCCGATGTCTCCAGCTCAGTTCGCGGCCTGCTGCAGCGGCAGCGCTACCGGCAGGAGGATCTGCACAGTGACCTTGGTCGTGCAGGCGGGCAGCGCACGTTCGGTCCGACGATCAACATCATGTCATTCAACTATGAACTTGACTTTGCCGGACAACGCGCGGTTGCGCACCCCCTGACCAACGGCCCGGTCGGGGACCTGGCGATCACGGTCACTCAGGACGCCGATCCACACATGTTGCGCGTCGATTTCGACGCCAACCCTGCTTTGTATACGCGCGAAGAACTCTCTGCACACTTGGCCCGGTTCCAGCGGTTTGTCGAGGCGGTGCGGGTGGATCCGGACCGGCCGGTGGGCCGGGTGGAGGTCCTGGACGAGGCCGAGCGGCGGCTGGTGCTCGAGCAGTGGAATGACACGGGCCGTGAGGTTCCTGATGGTGTGCTGCCGGTTCTGTTTGAGGAGCAGGTGGAGCGGTCGCCGGAGGCGGCTGCGGTGGTGTTCGAGGGTGTGGAGCTGTCGTATGGCGAGCTGAACGCGCGGGCGAACCGGCTCGCGCGGCTGCTGGTGGAACAGGGTGCGGGTCCGGAGCGGTTTGTGGCGGTGGCGTTGCCGCGGTCGCTGGACCTGGTCGTCGCGCTGCTGGCGGTGCTCAAGTCGGGGGCCGCGTATGTGCCGGTCGACCCGGACTATCCCGCGGACCGGATCGCGTTCATACTGAAGGACGCCGCCCCCATTCTGGTGCTGAGCACCTGTGGGACCAGGATCGAGACAGCGGCACCGGTCCTGCTGCTCGACGAGCCGGGGACCGCCGCGGCCCTGGCGGTCCACTCGGACACCGATGTGACAGACGCGGACCGGATCGCCGTGCTCACCGCCCGGCACCCGGTGTACGTGATCTACACCTCGGGTTCCACCGGCGCCCCCAAGGGCGTCGTCGTCACCCACGCCGGCCTCACCAATCAGCTCTGCTGGCTCGCCGCGGAGACCGAGCTGACCTCGCAGGACGTGGTGCTCGCCCGCACCCCGGTCAGCTTCGACGCGGCTGGCGGTGAGCTGTGGGCGCCGTTGGTCTCCGGGGCGGCCGTGGCCATGGCGTCGGCCGAGGCGACCCGCGACCCCGAGCAGCTCCTCGCGTTCATCGGGCACCGGGGCGTCACGGTGGCTCAGTTCGTGCCGTCCCTGCTGGCCGCGATGCCGCTGGACGAACGCGGCCGGGGCATCCGGGCGCTCCTCTCGGGCGGTGAGGCACTCCCGGCGGCGCTGGCCAGGGAAGCCGCCGCGGCCTGGGACGCAAGCGTGATCAATCTGTATGGTCCGACCGAGGCCACCATCCAGGCGACGGCTGGACGGCTGGACGGCCTTGGCGGCGACGCCGCGACCGTCCCGATCGGCCGGCCGGTGTGGAACACCCGGGTCTATGTCCTGGACGGATTGCTCCGTCCGGTGCCGGATGGCGTTGCCGGTGAGGTCTACATCGCGGGCGACCAGCTCGCCCGCGGTTACCTCAACCGCCCCGCCCTGACCGCCGAGCGCTTTGTCGCCGACCCCTTTGGACCGGTCGGCGGCCGGCTCTACCGGACCGGCGACGTGGCGCGCCGTACGGTGGCCGGGCAGCTGGAGTACGTCGGTCGTGTGGATGACCAGGTGAAGGTGCGTGGTTTCCGGATCGAGCTGGGTGAGATCGAGTCGGTTCTGACGGGTCATCCGCGGGTGGGCCAGGCCGCGGTCGTGGTGCGTGAGGACCGGCCGGGTGACAAGCGCCTGGTCGGATACGTCGTCTCTACCGCCGACCCGCTGACACTGCGAACGCAGGTGGCGAAGGTGCTCCCCGAGTACATGGTCCCGTCGGTGATCGTGCCGCTGGATGCCCTGCCCCTGACGCCGAACGGGAAGCTGGACCGACGGGCCCTGCCAGCACCGGAGTTCACGGCGAACACGGAAGGCCGCGCACCGCGCACCCTGCAGGAAGAGGTCCTCTGCCAGATATTCGCGGAAGTGCTCGGCGTCGAGCAGGTCAGCATCGACGACAACTTCTTCGAGCTGGGCGGCGACAGCATTCTGGCGCTCCAGGTGGTGGGCCGAGCGCAGCAGGCCGGTCTGGGCATTACGCCAAAAGATGTGTTCCAGCTGAGAAGTGTTCATGGTCTGGCGTCTGTAGTGACCGTCCTCACCGATGAGGTCTCGGAAGACCCGGACGCAGGGATCGGCGAGCTGCCGCCCACTCCGATGATGCGTTGGCTGTTCGACAAGAACGGACCGATCGACCACTTCCACCAGGCGATGGTGGTCCGGACCCCGGCAGGTCTCACGGTTGATGATGTCCGAGCCGGGTTGGGTGCCGTCGTGGAGCGCCATGACATGCTGCGGCTGCGTACCGTATACGGAGCGGCCGATGCAACGCCGACGCTCGAGGTGCAGCAGCGCGACGCGGTCGATTCCGGTGCCCGGGTTTCTCGGATCGATGTTTGCGGGCTGTCAGAAGAAGAAGTACACGAGCTGACCCGTACCGAACTCGCCGCCGCTGCAGAGCGGTTGGCGCCCGACGCCGGCGTCGCATTCACGGTCACCTGGTTCGATGCCGGACCAACTGAGCATGGCCGACTTCTGTGGGTCATTCACCACCTGGCCGTTGACGGGGTTTCCTGGCGGATCCTGGTATCAGACCTGGCGGCCGCGTGTGCCGCAGCCGCAACTGGTGTGACGCCCTCGCTGAGCGTAACGGGTACGTCCTTCCGTACCTGGGCGGCGCAGTTGCAGCAGCTTGCCATGGACCCGAAGTGCGTGGCCAATCTTCCCACCTGGACCGCGGCCCTCGAGGCCGATGACCAGAGTCTGGGGCCGGTTGCGCTCGACCCCGCTCGGGACACCGAGTCGACGCTTCGGAGCATCACGCTTTCTCTGCCGGAGGCGCAGACTGCTGCTCTCTTGACGACAGTGCCGTCGGCCTTCCACGCCACCGTTCAGGATGCGCTCCTGGCCGGACTGGCCCTCGCGGTGGCGGACTGGCGTCGGCGCCGCAATTTCGGCCAGAGCACGGCTGTGCTGCTGAATGTGGAAGGACACGGCCGCGAGAGCCTGGCCGAGCCGGTCGACTTGTCCGGAACCGTGGGGTGGTTCACCAGCCTCTATCCGATGCTGTTGGACCCCGGCGAGGTCGACTGGCCAGACATCTGGGCCAGCGGGGAGGATCTGGGCCGCGCCTTCAAGTGCGTCAAAGAACAGGTACGCGAATTCTCCGCGAACGGCACAGAATTCGGCCTACTGCGATATCTCAACACAGAAACCGGAGCCAAGCTGGCTGCCCTGCCGACGCCCCAGATCGGCTTCAACTACCTGGGCCGGTTCGACGTCTCCTCAGCCCCAGACGGCGGTGACTGGGGGGCAGTACCGGAGTTCGGACTTGTTGGCGGCGGTAATGCCTCGATGGCTGTGGCCCACGCGATCGAGATCAATGCCGTCACAGAGAATCATGCCGACGGCGCACGCCTCACGGTCCGCTGGACCTGGCCGCAGGCCCTGTTCTCAGACGCGACCGTGCGCGACTTGGCCGAAACCTGGTTCCGAGTGCTCGACGCGCTTGCCGCGCACGGGCATCGCCCCGACGCGGGCGGCCACACGCCGTCCGACCTTACCCTGGTGGATCTGAGCCAGAGCGAAATCGACGCTTTTGAAAGTGAACTTGACTCTGAGTGGGGGACCTGGTGA